One genomic region from Leifsonia sp. Root1293 encodes:
- a CDS encoding class I SAM-dependent methyltransferase, producing the protein MPRRNDQQQVEGYTEWKGWSGGSFGRVGPADIDYFSREMRRLRPATPIRDVLEVGFGNGEFLGYCRSRGWNATGVELLPELVEHARSAGFTAHPSDELDTLPDASFDVVAAFDVFEHVPPEHSISFLADLRRKVRPGGTVILRYPNADSWLGNPFQNGDPTHVNAIGALKMEYYAGEVGFSIRSFHAPIRRGFHSSMIHGVHAMTAGVLARAAGAVAKAIYFPDLRVVLSSGNVVCVLDPVESAGTAATPGTVAP; encoded by the coding sequence GTGCCCAGAAGGAACGACCAGCAGCAGGTCGAGGGATACACGGAGTGGAAGGGCTGGTCTGGAGGGTCGTTCGGTCGCGTCGGCCCAGCCGACATCGACTACTTCTCCCGCGAGATGCGGCGGCTGAGGCCGGCCACTCCGATCCGCGACGTGCTGGAGGTCGGCTTCGGGAACGGAGAGTTCCTGGGCTACTGCCGTTCGCGCGGCTGGAACGCCACCGGCGTCGAACTGCTCCCCGAACTGGTGGAGCATGCTCGCAGTGCCGGGTTCACCGCCCACCCCTCCGACGAGCTCGACACCCTCCCCGACGCGTCGTTCGACGTCGTGGCTGCCTTCGACGTGTTCGAGCACGTTCCGCCGGAGCACTCCATCTCCTTCCTCGCCGACCTGCGCCGCAAGGTGCGTCCCGGCGGCACGGTGATCCTGCGCTATCCGAACGCGGACAGCTGGCTCGGCAACCCGTTCCAGAACGGCGATCCGACGCATGTGAACGCCATCGGCGCGCTCAAGATGGAGTACTACGCTGGTGAGGTCGGATTCAGCATCCGCTCCTTCCATGCTCCGATCCGTCGCGGCTTCCACAGCTCGATGATCCACGGAGTGCACGCGATGACAGCCGGCGTCCTGGCGAGGGCGGCCGGAGCCGTCGCCAAGGCGATCTACTTCCCGGATCTGCGCGTGGTGCTCTCCAGTGGCAACGTGGTCTGCGTGCTCGATCCCGTCGAGAGCGCAGGGACCGCCGCGACCCCGGGTACCGTCGCTCCCTAG
- a CDS encoding DUF4192 family protein, giving the protein MPTVIKADAGQDFLALLPRLTGYQPHNSVVLVAFRGKRTCGAIRFDLPQPAPLAVLRRFATSMIGMLCKIPEVDALVPVAYTDESFGMTDAVPQALFMDVLVHRAEISGFHVRDSLCVAADGWASYLDPDVPAGGHPLAAITESPVNRLADAEGMDVHADVRGDITLPAVDLARSERVGMRLRRLRDDPGSAAPVAAGAYELADLALPEFLEYLLAHTPDSLSPEIIAAVLWVLERPVFRDVAIIQWAFGRVAGLQALDDQVRSALDAAAEETATGLLLWGDGPRPDPERVDAAIALLRVLAASAPRSARVAPLTMLAWLSWALGQSSRASVFVAAALEIDRDYGLASLVGAMIDGGRLPEWAFEVPIVDESTLRYATRSRVT; this is encoded by the coding sequence ATGCCAACAGTGATCAAGGCCGACGCCGGCCAGGACTTCCTCGCCCTCCTCCCACGGCTCACCGGCTACCAGCCCCACAACAGCGTCGTGCTGGTCGCGTTCCGGGGCAAGCGCACCTGCGGAGCCATCCGGTTCGACCTGCCCCAGCCTGCTCCGCTGGCGGTGCTGAGGCGATTCGCCACCTCGATGATCGGCATGCTGTGCAAGATCCCCGAGGTCGATGCCCTCGTCCCCGTCGCATACACGGACGAGAGCTTCGGTATGACGGATGCCGTTCCACAGGCCCTGTTCATGGACGTGCTGGTGCACAGGGCCGAGATCAGCGGATTCCATGTGCGGGACTCGCTCTGCGTCGCGGCGGACGGCTGGGCCTCGTACCTCGACCCTGACGTGCCCGCGGGCGGGCATCCGCTCGCCGCCATCACGGAGTCTCCGGTGAACCGCCTCGCGGATGCCGAGGGGATGGACGTGCACGCCGACGTGCGGGGCGACATCACGCTGCCGGCCGTCGACCTCGCCCGATCCGAGAGGGTCGGGATGCGATTGCGCCGCCTGCGTGACGACCCGGGCTCTGCTGCTCCGGTGGCTGCCGGCGCCTATGAGCTCGCCGATCTCGCCCTCCCCGAGTTCCTCGAGTACCTGCTCGCGCACACTCCGGACTCGCTGTCGCCCGAGATCATCGCAGCCGTGCTGTGGGTGCTCGAGCGCCCCGTGTTCCGCGACGTCGCGATCATCCAGTGGGCCTTCGGCCGCGTGGCCGGGCTTCAGGCGCTCGACGATCAGGTGCGCAGCGCCCTCGATGCCGCAGCGGAGGAGACGGCGACGGGCCTGTTGCTCTGGGGGGACGGACCGAGGCCCGACCCCGAGCGCGTCGATGCGGCGATCGCCCTGCTGCGCGTGCTCGCAGCGAGCGCTCCGCGGTCGGCGCGAGTGGCACCGCTCACCATGCTCGCCTGGCTGAGCTGGGCTCTCGGACAGAGTTCCCGGGCTTCCGTCTTCGTGGCCGCAGCCCTCGAGATCGATCGGGACTACGGCCTCGCGTCGCTCGTCGGCGCAATGATCGACGGTGGGCGCCTCCCCGAGTGGGCCTTCGAGGTTCCGATCGTGGACGAGTCGACTCTGCGCTACGCCACGCGGAGCAGGGTCACCTGA
- a CDS encoding DUF2510 domain-containing protein, giving the protein MTSHPQSSIDAGWFADPYDPSGLVLRWWDGTQWTAQTHRADVVPGATAPREGAPLYTIWIWALVILPLLSSLTIFTIDFRAYLEDAMRVGTMGRARARPP; this is encoded by the coding sequence ATGACTTCGCACCCCCAGTCGTCCATCGACGCAGGCTGGTTCGCCGATCCCTACGACCCGTCGGGCCTCGTGCTGCGCTGGTGGGACGGTACGCAGTGGACCGCGCAGACGCACCGCGCGGACGTCGTGCCGGGGGCGACGGCACCGCGGGAGGGTGCCCCCCTCTACACGATCTGGATCTGGGCGCTGGTGATCCTGCCCCTCCTGTCGTCGCTGACGATCTTCACGATCGACTTCCGCGCGTACCTCGAGGACGCCATGCGGGTGGGCACGATGGGGAGAGCTCGGGCTCGGCCACCATGA
- a CDS encoding NAD(P)/FAD-dependent oxidoreductase: MPTDHRQLSFWFDSLAESGTDTLVARPGLRRDARYDVCVVGGGLTGLWTAYYLAKSDPSLRIAVLEKHIAGFGASGRNGGWCSALFPRSAASLERAHGRDAAVAMRRAMVDTVDEVGRVAAAEGIDCDYVKGGTVALARDAVQDSAARAEVAEARRFGVDDLVHWDAAAVRARFGATAVAQPSGSRGPGAFGASFDPSCARVQPAKLVRGLAAVVEQLGVDIFENTEVDDWAAHRVRFTSSDAAGEQFEGTVIAPTVVIAVEGYGAGLPRVGRRVLPLYSLMIATEPLPDAVWDEIGIEHGQTFTDYRHLLVYGQRTADNRFAFGGRGARYHWGSRISPDYDRVDRVFTHLYDTLVDLFPQAADARVTHRWGGPLGVPRDWHATAAFNPRTGVAFAGGYVGDGLSTTNLAGRTLSDLIREESTDLTALPWVNHRSPLWEPEPLRFVGANLGLLGMEVADIEQRTTRRPSLAARLIAPLTGH; encoded by the coding sequence ATGCCGACAGACCACAGGCAGCTGAGCTTCTGGTTCGATTCCCTCGCGGAGTCCGGGACTGACACCTTGGTGGCACGTCCCGGGCTCCGCCGGGATGCCCGCTACGACGTCTGCGTCGTCGGCGGTGGGCTCACCGGGCTGTGGACGGCCTACTACCTCGCGAAGAGCGACCCGTCGCTGCGCATCGCGGTGCTCGAGAAGCACATCGCCGGCTTCGGCGCCTCCGGTCGGAACGGCGGCTGGTGCTCAGCCCTGTTCCCTCGATCCGCCGCATCGCTCGAGCGAGCCCACGGGCGGGATGCCGCCGTCGCCATGCGCCGGGCGATGGTCGACACCGTCGACGAGGTCGGTCGTGTCGCCGCAGCAGAGGGCATCGACTGCGACTATGTGAAAGGCGGCACCGTCGCCTTGGCTCGCGACGCCGTGCAGGACTCGGCCGCGCGTGCCGAGGTCGCCGAGGCCCGCAGATTCGGAGTCGACGACCTCGTCCACTGGGACGCAGCGGCCGTGCGTGCCCGTTTCGGTGCCACCGCTGTCGCGCAGCCGTCGGGGTCACGGGGGCCGGGTGCGTTCGGTGCGTCCTTCGACCCGTCCTGCGCCCGCGTGCAGCCGGCCAAGCTCGTGCGCGGCCTCGCCGCGGTGGTCGAGCAGTTGGGCGTCGACATCTTCGAGAACACCGAGGTCGACGACTGGGCGGCTCACAGGGTGAGATTCACGTCGTCGGATGCCGCAGGCGAACAGTTCGAGGGGACCGTCATCGCTCCGACCGTGGTCATCGCCGTTGAGGGCTACGGCGCCGGGCTTCCCCGCGTCGGACGCCGCGTGCTCCCCCTCTATTCGCTCATGATCGCGACGGAGCCGCTTCCGGATGCCGTCTGGGACGAGATCGGCATCGAACACGGGCAGACCTTCACCGACTACCGCCATCTGCTCGTGTACGGCCAGCGAACCGCCGACAACCGTTTCGCCTTCGGCGGGCGCGGCGCCCGCTACCACTGGGGAAGCCGCATCAGCCCCGACTACGACAGGGTCGACAGGGTGTTCACCCATCTGTACGACACCCTGGTCGACCTGTTCCCTCAGGCTGCCGACGCCCGGGTGACCCACCGCTGGGGCGGCCCGCTGGGCGTTCCGAGGGATTGGCACGCCACCGCGGCCTTCAACCCCCGCACGGGCGTCGCGTTCGCCGGCGGCTATGTCGGCGACGGCCTGTCCACCACGAATCTGGCCGGCCGCACTCTGAGCGACCTCATCCGGGAGGAATCGACCGACCTCACCGCCCTGCCGTGGGTCAACCATCGCTCCCCCCTGTGGGAGCCGGAGCCTCTGCGCTTCGTGGGCGCCAACCTGGGACTCCTGGGCATGGAGGTCGCCGACATCGAGCAGCGCACGACCAGACGCCCGTCACTGGCGGCCAGGCTCATCGCCCCGCTGACCGGCCACTGA
- a CDS encoding aspartate aminotransferase family protein, whose translation MTLNTTTTAPASYDEADLQQKAKDHLWMHFSRQSTLEESGVPIITRGEGHHIWDSKGKQYIDGLSGLFVVNAGHGRRRLAEVAAKQAEELAFFPIWSYAHPSAIELADRLADYAPGDLNRVFFSTGGGEAVETAFKLAKYYWKLQGKPTKHKVISRAVAYHGTPQGALAITGIPAMKAMFEPLTPGGFRVPNTNSYRAEEAGFIAVDSGVDPQEQFGVWAANRIEEMIQFEGPDTVAAVFLEPVQNSGGCFPPPPGYFQRVREICDKYEVLLVSDEVICAFGRIGHMFACDEYGYVPDMITCAKGMTSGYSPIGATIISDRIYEPFRHGDTAFYHGYTFGGHPVSAAVALANLDIFEEEGLNERVRENSPLFRAELETLLDLPIVGDVRGDGYFFGIELVKDKATKETFDDDESERLLRGFLSKALFDAGLYCRADDRGDPVVQLAPPLTTGPAEFAEITGILRGVLSEAWTRL comes from the coding sequence ATGACACTCAACACCACAACGACAGCACCGGCCTCCTACGACGAGGCCGACCTTCAGCAGAAGGCCAAGGATCACCTCTGGATGCACTTCTCGAGGCAGTCCACCCTCGAGGAATCCGGCGTGCCGATCATCACGCGAGGCGAGGGCCACCACATCTGGGACTCGAAGGGCAAGCAGTACATCGACGGGCTCTCCGGCCTCTTCGTCGTCAACGCCGGCCACGGACGCCGGCGGCTCGCCGAGGTCGCCGCCAAGCAGGCCGAGGAACTGGCCTTCTTCCCGATCTGGTCGTACGCGCATCCTTCCGCCATCGAACTCGCAGACAGGCTCGCCGACTACGCGCCCGGCGATCTCAACCGGGTCTTCTTCTCCACCGGCGGCGGCGAGGCCGTCGAGACGGCGTTCAAGCTGGCGAAGTACTACTGGAAGCTGCAGGGCAAGCCCACCAAGCACAAGGTGATCTCCCGCGCGGTCGCCTACCACGGCACCCCGCAGGGTGCACTGGCCATCACGGGCATCCCGGCCATGAAGGCGATGTTCGAGCCGCTCACTCCCGGTGGATTCCGCGTGCCGAACACCAACTCCTACAGGGCGGAGGAGGCCGGCTTCATCGCCGTCGACTCCGGCGTCGACCCGCAGGAGCAGTTCGGGGTCTGGGCGGCGAACCGCATCGAGGAGATGATCCAGTTCGAGGGTCCAGACACCGTCGCTGCGGTCTTCCTCGAGCCTGTGCAGAACTCGGGCGGATGCTTCCCACCTCCTCCCGGATACTTCCAGCGGGTGCGCGAGATCTGCGACAAGTACGAGGTGCTGCTGGTCAGCGACGAGGTGATCTGCGCGTTCGGTCGGATCGGCCACATGTTCGCCTGCGACGAGTACGGCTACGTGCCCGACATGATCACCTGCGCCAAGGGCATGACGAGCGGGTACTCCCCGATCGGCGCGACCATCATCAGCGACCGCATCTACGAGCCCTTCCGTCACGGTGACACCGCCTTCTACCACGGCTACACCTTCGGCGGGCACCCCGTCTCGGCCGCCGTGGCGCTGGCGAACCTCGACATCTTCGAGGAGGAGGGGCTGAACGAGAGGGTGCGCGAGAACTCGCCGTTGTTCCGCGCCGAACTCGAGACGCTCCTCGACCTGCCGATCGTCGGCGATGTGCGCGGCGACGGCTACTTCTTCGGCATCGAGCTCGTCAAGGACAAGGCGACCAAGGAGACCTTCGACGACGACGAGTCCGAGCGGTTGCTGCGCGGCTTCCTCTCCAAGGCGCTGTTCGACGCCGGCCTGTACTGCCGGGCCGACGACCGCGGCGACCCTGTGGTGCAGCTCGCTCCCCCGCTCACCACGGGACCCGCGGAGTTCGCCGAGATCACCGGCATCCTGCGCGGCGTCCTCAGTGAGGCCTGGACCCGGCTCTGA
- a CDS encoding Lrp/AsnC family transcriptional regulator translates to MSTQPRATPPKPMHLDDVSKAIIEQLQTDGRRSYAEIGKAVGLSEAAVRQRVQKLTDSGVMQVVAVTDPMQLGFYRQAMVGVRASGDTRDLADRLAALPEVDYVVLTAGSFDILVEVVCENDEELIALLNSRIRSLEGVLSTETFVYLKLHKQLYNWGTR, encoded by the coding sequence ATGAGCACCCAGCCCCGTGCGACGCCGCCGAAGCCCATGCATCTCGACGACGTCTCCAAGGCAATCATCGAGCAGCTGCAGACCGACGGACGACGCTCCTACGCCGAGATCGGCAAGGCCGTCGGCCTCAGCGAGGCCGCCGTGCGCCAGCGGGTGCAGAAGCTCACCGATTCCGGTGTCATGCAGGTCGTGGCCGTGACGGATCCGATGCAACTCGGGTTCTACCGACAGGCGATGGTGGGCGTCCGCGCCTCCGGAGACACCCGTGACCTGGCCGACAGACTGGCCGCGCTCCCCGAGGTCGACTACGTCGTTCTCACCGCGGGGAGCTTCGACATCCTGGTCGAAGTCGTGTGCGAGAACGACGAGGAGCTGATAGCACTTCTGAACTCGAGGATCCGCAGTCTCGAAGGGGTGCTCAGCACCGAGACCTTCGTCTATCTCAAACTCCACAAGCAGCTCTACAACTGGGGAACACGATGA
- a CDS encoding FHA domain-containing protein, whose protein sequence is MGTAHVVHDARQPNWIFLIGEHFVAAVPDATAPAVVAAIAERTSRAVTVEELVSLIPLRGDDAVESFALMVAGAPTDGDGVPVSGVVRGDVAVDVYSVGGSRRFSDRGIRPWLLADFRAVTAVSIAQDGGSVTGVAELGTGEPVGIGPSRASRLHWLPGESSAVDAVDADDTVLRPRGRAEHDTVLRPRHHELASDAGGGLPETGDVRQIEPEQRPVVEQRPAADRQPETQPTEEQHPEPRPRFGLRIGQGEERELDAVYLIGRRPRLGRVPAVGEHVRLVDVPSPSREVSATHVEIRREGDVVVVTDQRSTNGTFVVPPHADRIRLRPGQSMVVGAGTMVHIGDDTIVTISALKDPPERSTDPR, encoded by the coding sequence GTGGGGACAGCCCATGTCGTGCACGATGCCAGGCAGCCGAACTGGATCTTTCTCATCGGAGAGCATTTCGTCGCCGCCGTTCCGGATGCAACCGCTCCGGCCGTGGTCGCCGCCATCGCCGAGAGGACCAGCCGCGCCGTCACCGTCGAGGAGCTCGTCTCGCTGATTCCGCTTCGAGGCGACGACGCCGTCGAGAGCTTCGCCCTGATGGTCGCCGGTGCCCCGACGGACGGCGACGGCGTTCCGGTCTCGGGGGTCGTGCGCGGTGACGTGGCCGTCGACGTGTACTCGGTCGGCGGATCGCGTCGCTTCAGCGATCGCGGCATCAGGCCGTGGCTGCTGGCCGACTTCAGGGCGGTGACCGCCGTCAGCATCGCGCAGGACGGCGGCTCGGTGACCGGGGTCGCCGAGCTCGGAACGGGAGAGCCCGTCGGGATCGGTCCGAGCCGGGCGAGCAGGCTGCACTGGCTGCCGGGGGAGTCGTCGGCCGTCGATGCCGTCGATGCCGACGACACCGTGCTCCGTCCACGCGGGCGCGCCGAGCACGACACCGTGCTGCGGCCCAGGCACCACGAGCTGGCATCGGATGCCGGAGGAGGGCTGCCGGAGACGGGCGACGTGCGGCAGATCGAGCCCGAGCAGCGCCCCGTGGTCGAGCAGCGCCCGGCGGCCGATCGACAGCCTGAGACGCAACCGACCGAGGAGCAGCATCCGGAGCCTCGGCCGCGGTTCGGCCTGAGGATCGGGCAGGGCGAAGAGCGCGAACTCGACGCCGTGTACCTCATCGGCCGGCGTCCTCGTCTCGGTCGAGTGCCCGCCGTCGGGGAGCATGTGCGCCTCGTCGACGTGCCGTCACCGAGCCGCGAGGTGTCCGCGACGCACGTGGAGATCCGTCGTGAGGGCGACGTCGTCGTGGTCACCGACCAGCGTTCGACGAACGGCACCTTCGTGGTTCCACCCCATGCCGACCGCATCCGTCTGCGCCCCGGCCAATCGATGGTCGTGGGCGCCGGAACGATGGTGCACATCGGTGACGATACAATCGTCACCATATCCGCGCTGAAGGATCCTCCAGAGCGCTCCACCGACCCCCGATGA
- a CDS encoding PP2C family protein-serine/threonine phosphatase, whose protein sequence is MTQIGQGTPEFTAQIPGAVDAAVTLSWAAITDTGHRREANEDSYMAQAPVFAVADGMGGHTAGDFASAAVVTRLAEHGGRPTADTAGIEQSLRLAVDDMGRGGGVTDSGTGTTVTGVALTQTTAGLAWLVFNIGDSRVYLLSHGVLEQLTTDHSIVQELVDAGHISREEAETHPHSNVITRAVGFHEAPIPDYRLIAVEEGSRILVCSDGLTKELTPYGMRHFLMSTETPADAAKQLVDAALANGGRDNVTVIVVDVIGVSGAAPNPHDH, encoded by the coding sequence GTGACGCAGATCGGTCAGGGCACGCCCGAGTTCACAGCGCAGATCCCCGGCGCCGTGGACGCTGCCGTGACGCTCTCGTGGGCCGCGATCACCGACACCGGCCACCGCCGGGAGGCGAACGAGGACAGTTACATGGCGCAGGCGCCGGTCTTCGCTGTCGCCGATGGCATGGGCGGCCACACCGCGGGTGATTTCGCCAGCGCCGCCGTCGTCACTCGCCTCGCCGAGCACGGCGGCCGCCCGACGGCCGACACCGCCGGCATCGAGCAGTCCCTGCGTCTGGCCGTCGACGACATGGGCCGCGGCGGCGGAGTCACGGATTCGGGCACGGGGACCACGGTGACGGGCGTCGCCCTCACCCAGACCACCGCCGGCCTGGCCTGGCTCGTGTTCAACATCGGCGATTCGCGCGTCTACCTGCTCTCGCACGGGGTCCTCGAGCAGCTCACCACCGATCACTCCATCGTGCAGGAGCTCGTCGACGCCGGCCACATCTCGCGCGAAGAGGCCGAGACCCACCCGCACTCCAACGTCATCACCCGCGCGGTCGGGTTCCACGAGGCCCCCATCCCCGACTACAGGCTCATCGCCGTCGAGGAGGGATCGCGCATCCTGGTCTGCTCCGACGGGCTCACCAAGGAGTTGACGCCATACGGCATGCGGCACTTCCTGATGTCGACGGAGACTCCGGCGGATGCCGCGAAGCAACTCGTCGACGCCGCGCTGGCCAACGGCGGCCGCGACAACGTGACGGTCATCGTTGTCGACGTCATCGGTGTGTCCGGGGCCGCCCCGAACCCTCACGACCACTGA
- a CDS encoding serine/threonine-protein kinase, giving the protein MTRRLPSTPPTLPGFSYVHVLGSGGFADVFLYEQSMPRRQVAVKVLLSEVVNDQVRQMFQAEANLMAQLSSHPSILTVYQASVSSDGRPYLVMEYCSATLTTRYRADPLPVPEVLAIGVKIASAVETAHRAGVLHRDIKPSNILMTAYGHPVLSDFGIAATLGEAETTEAVGLSIPWSAPEVLHDDVSGTVASEVWSLGATLYSLLAGRSPFEVPGTENSAAELMGRIMKARYEPIGRADIPHRLELTLSRAMSRRPENRQRSVLEFIRELQAVEAELDLPQTPIEVAMDDWAIATAVDMEERTRISGANVITAGTGRRARKQSTSRSMTVTPTSIGRSGSTSGGDAPGRAAAERRSRRLVWAMLAISVVVLGLAVTATVAIVRSTSSDIPTVTDIAGQASGRSVDFSWEDPGLRTGDSYLVTVTGGGSSAQSGTSFSADAATGAEQVCITVSVSREGRTGAPSSEKCVAVEEDDSP; this is encoded by the coding sequence ATGACGCGTCGGCTTCCATCGACTCCTCCCACTCTGCCCGGGTTCTCCTACGTGCACGTGCTCGGCTCGGGGGGTTTCGCCGACGTCTTCCTCTACGAGCAGTCGATGCCGCGTCGCCAGGTCGCCGTCAAGGTGCTGCTGAGCGAGGTCGTGAACGACCAGGTGCGTCAGATGTTCCAGGCCGAGGCCAACCTGATGGCGCAACTGAGCTCGCATCCGTCGATCCTCACGGTCTACCAGGCCAGCGTCTCCAGCGACGGCCGCCCGTACCTCGTGATGGAATACTGCTCAGCCACCCTGACGACGCGCTACCGCGCCGACCCGCTCCCGGTTCCCGAGGTTCTCGCGATCGGCGTGAAGATCGCGAGCGCCGTCGAGACCGCGCATCGCGCCGGCGTGCTGCACCGGGACATCAAGCCGTCGAACATCCTGATGACCGCGTACGGGCATCCGGTGCTCTCGGACTTCGGCATCGCGGCAACCCTCGGAGAGGCCGAGACCACGGAGGCCGTCGGTCTCTCGATCCCGTGGTCGGCCCCGGAGGTCCTGCACGACGACGTGTCGGGGACGGTGGCATCAGAGGTGTGGTCGCTGGGCGCGACGCTGTACTCGCTCCTGGCCGGCCGGTCGCCGTTCGAGGTTCCCGGCACCGAGAACTCCGCTGCCGAACTCATGGGGCGCATCATGAAGGCCCGCTACGAACCGATCGGGCGCGCCGACATTCCGCACCGGCTCGAACTCACGTTGTCCCGGGCGATGTCGCGGCGTCCCGAGAACCGCCAGCGCAGCGTGCTCGAGTTCATCCGGGAACTCCAGGCCGTCGAAGCCGAGCTCGACCTGCCGCAGACGCCCATCGAGGTCGCCATGGACGACTGGGCCATCGCGACCGCCGTCGACATGGAGGAACGCACCCGCATCAGCGGTGCGAACGTGATCACCGCCGGAACCGGCCGGCGCGCTCGAAAGCAGTCGACGAGCCGCTCCATGACCGTGACGCCGACCTCGATCGGCCGCAGCGGCAGCACCAGTGGCGGCGACGCCCCGGGGAGGGCCGCCGCCGAGCGTCGCAGTCGGAGGCTGGTCTGGGCGATGCTCGCCATCTCCGTCGTCGTGCTCGGCCTCGCCGTCACGGCCACCGTCGCCATCGTGCGGTCGACGTCGTCGGACATCCCGACCGTCACCGACATCGCCGGTCAGGCGTCCGGCCGCTCCGTCGACTTCTCGTGGGAGGACCCCGGCCTGCGCACCGGCGACAGCTACCTCGTGACGGTCACCGGCGGCGGATCCAGTGCCCAGAGCGGGACGAGCTTCAGTGCGGATGCGGCGACGGGCGCCGAGCAGGTCTGCATCACCGTCTCCGTCAGCCGAGAGGGTCGCACGGGAGCGCCGAGTTCTGAGAAGTGCGTCGCCGTCGAGGAGGACGACTCGCCATGA